A single region of the Eulemur rufifrons isolate Redbay chromosome 8, OSU_ERuf_1, whole genome shotgun sequence genome encodes:
- the PDZK1IP1 gene encoding PDZK1-interacting protein 1, with the protein MSALSLVILGLLAAVPPASCQQGLGNLQPWMQGLIAVAVFLVLVAIAFAVNRFWCQEEPEPMHMVMTVGNKADGVLVGTDGRYSSMAASFRSSEHENAYENVPEEEGRVRSTPM; encoded by the exons ATGTCAGCCCTCAGCCTGGTCATTCTGGGCCTGCTGGCAGCCGTGCCACCAGCCAGCTGTCAACAAG GCCTGGGGAATCTTCAGCCCTGGATGCAGGGCCTCATCGCCGTGGCAGTGTTCCTGGTCCTCGTGGCAATCGCCTTTGCTGTCAACCGCTTCTGGTGCCAGGAAGAGCC ggagcccaTGCACATGGTCATGACCGTTGGAAACAAGGCCGATGGGGTCCTGGTGGGAACGGATGGAAGGTACTCCTCGATGGCGGCCAGCTTCAG GTCCAGTGAGCATGAGAATGCCTACGAGAACGTTCCTGAGGAGGAAGGCAGGGTCCGCAGCACCCCGATGTGA